One region of Molothrus aeneus isolate 106 chromosome 1, BPBGC_Maene_1.0, whole genome shotgun sequence genomic DNA includes:
- the TBC1D7 gene encoding TBC1 domain family member 7 isoform X1 has protein sequence MADDSQRNFRSVYYEKVGFRGVEEKKSLEILLKDDRLDIEKLCTFSQRFPLPSMYRILVWKVLLGIIPPHHESHALVMKYRKEQYWDIHHALRVIRFINDSTPQVDVFLRIHQLESGKLPRNVAFPLEPEDEVFLAIAKAMEEMVEDPIECYWLVSCFVNQLNSKHKDSLQQLPKILEQYLNIEDNRLLMHLKACSAMSKLPYDLWFKKCFAGCLPESSLQRVWDKVISGSCKILVFVAVEILLTFKMKIIALNSAEKITQFLENIPQDNTDAIVSKAVDLWRTHCGTPAHSV, from the exons ATGGCTGATGACTCTCAGAGAAACTTCCGCTCAGTATATTATGAAAAGGTGGGATTTCGTGGAGTTGAAGAAAAGAAGTCCCTGGAAATTCTGCTGAAGGATGATCGTTTGG ATATTGAGAAGCTTTGCACATTTAGTCAAAGGTTTCCTCTTCCATCCATGTATCGTATACTGGTGTGGAAAGTGCTTCTAG gaattatTCCTCCTCACCACGAATCTCATGCTTTGGTGATGAAGTACCGGAAGGAGCAGTACTGGGATATTCACCACGCTCTCCGTGTGATTCGCTTTATTAATGATTCTACCCCACAGGTTGATGTTTTCCTCCGCATACATCAACTGGAATCAGGAAAACTGCCTCGAAATGTAGCTTTTCCCTTG gaaCCTGAAGATGAAGTGTTTCTTGCTATTGCTAAAGCAATGGAGGAAATGGTAGAGGATCCTATAGAATGCTATTGGCTTGTCAGTTGTTTTGTGAATCAGCTGAACAGCAAGCACAAAGATTCATTACAACAGCTG CCAAAAATTCTGGAGCAGTATTTGAACATTGAAGATAACAGACTACTGATGCATCTGAAGGCATGTTCTGCAATGAGCAAACTCCCCTATGATCTTTGgtttaaaaagtgttttgcaGGATGTTTACCTGAGTCCAGTTTACAGAG AGTCTGGGACAAAGTTATAAGTGGATCCTGCAAGATTCTTGTGTTTGTTGCTGTGGAGATATTATTAACCTTTAAAATGAAGATAATAGCACTGAATTCTGCAGAAAAGATCACACAGTTTTTGGAAAAT ATTCCTCAGGACAACACGGACGCCATTGTCAGCAAAGCTGTGGATCTGTGGCGCACTCACTGCGGGACTCCAGCACACTCAGTCTGA
- the TBC1D7 gene encoding TBC1 domain family member 7 isoform X2, with protein MYRILVWKVLLGIIPPHHESHALVMKYRKEQYWDIHHALRVIRFINDSTPQVDVFLRIHQLESGKLPRNVAFPLEPEDEVFLAIAKAMEEMVEDPIECYWLVSCFVNQLNSKHKDSLQQLPKILEQYLNIEDNRLLMHLKACSAMSKLPYDLWFKKCFAGCLPESSLQRVWDKVISGSCKILVFVAVEILLTFKMKIIALNSAEKITQFLENIPQDNTDAIVSKAVDLWRTHCGTPAHSV; from the exons ATGTATCGTATACTGGTGTGGAAAGTGCTTCTAG gaattatTCCTCCTCACCACGAATCTCATGCTTTGGTGATGAAGTACCGGAAGGAGCAGTACTGGGATATTCACCACGCTCTCCGTGTGATTCGCTTTATTAATGATTCTACCCCACAGGTTGATGTTTTCCTCCGCATACATCAACTGGAATCAGGAAAACTGCCTCGAAATGTAGCTTTTCCCTTG gaaCCTGAAGATGAAGTGTTTCTTGCTATTGCTAAAGCAATGGAGGAAATGGTAGAGGATCCTATAGAATGCTATTGGCTTGTCAGTTGTTTTGTGAATCAGCTGAACAGCAAGCACAAAGATTCATTACAACAGCTG CCAAAAATTCTGGAGCAGTATTTGAACATTGAAGATAACAGACTACTGATGCATCTGAAGGCATGTTCTGCAATGAGCAAACTCCCCTATGATCTTTGgtttaaaaagtgttttgcaGGATGTTTACCTGAGTCCAGTTTACAGAG AGTCTGGGACAAAGTTATAAGTGGATCCTGCAAGATTCTTGTGTTTGTTGCTGTGGAGATATTATTAACCTTTAAAATGAAGATAATAGCACTGAATTCTGCAGAAAAGATCACACAGTTTTTGGAAAAT ATTCCTCAGGACAACACGGACGCCATTGTCAGCAAAGCTGTGGATCTGTGGCGCACTCACTGCGGGACTCCAGCACACTCAGTCTGA